In Aquincola tertiaricarbonis, the genomic stretch ATGGCGTCGTAGATGCGCCGGGTCGACGGCGCGGCGTGGGGAGCGTCGGGGGCCGGAACTGCCTCGGCCGGCCTCGTCACGCGCGGCGGCGCTTTTGCCACAGCAGCACCACGGTCAGCGTCACGGCCATCACCGCGAAAGACACCACCGTGGTGACGGTGCCCAGCGCATAGATCACCGGCGTGGTGACGGTGGTGGTCAGCCCCTGCAGCTCCAGCGGCAGGGTGTTGAGGTCGCCCATCGCCTGCGAGCTGCGGGCGATCTCGTCCCAGCTAAGGGTGAAGCCGAACATGCCCACCCCGACCAGGCTGGGCCCGATCAGCGGCAGCACCACATGCACGAAGCGTTGCCACGGCGTGGCGCCCAGGTCTCGCGCCGCTTCTTCATACGCCGGGTTGAAGCGGTTGAAGATGGCGAACATGATCAGCAGGCCGAAGGGCAGCGTCCAGGTGAGCTGCGCGCCCAGACCCGAGGTGAACATGCCCAGCGCGGTGGCATACGTCTCCAGCAGGCTGGGCGCCCAGGCCTCCAGCACGTGCTTGATGCCGCCGTCCAGCAGCCGGAACAGCAGCCCGATGCCCAGCGACACGATGATGGACGGCATGATCAGGCTGGCCACCACCGCATAGAACAGCGGCGTGCCGCCCGGCAGCTTCTTGCGGTAGGCCAGGCCCGCCAGCAGCGACAGCGCCACCGTCAGCACCATGACCACCGCGCCCAGCAGCAGCGAGCGGCGGAAGGCCGCGCCGATGTCGATGACGCCGATGCCTTCCCACAGCGTATGGAACCAGTGCAGCGACCAGCCCCGCATCGGGAAGGTGAGGCCGCCTTCGGGGCCCTGGAAGCTGAGCACGAAGATGGCCAGCATCGGCCCGTACAGGAACAGCACGAACAGCACGAACAGGATGGCCAGCGGCCAGAAGCCGGGCGCGCGTTGTTCTCGTTGAGCGGCCATCACAGCTCCTTGCGCAGGTTGACCATGCGCATCAGCGCCCAGATCATCATCAGCACCACCGCGAGCAGGATGACCGCATTGGCCGCCGCCGCCGGAAACTGCAGGTAGCTGGCCTGCACCTGGATGATCTTGCCCACCGAGGCGATCTGCTGGCCGCCCATCACGCCCACGGTGACGAAGTCGCCCATCACCAGCGCCACCACGAAGATGGAGCCGATGATCAGCCCGGTGCGCGTCAGCGGCAGGATCACGTGCACCACCGTCTGCCAGGCCGTGGCGCCGTTGTCGCGCGCAGCTTCGATCAGCGCGCGGTCGATGCGCATCATCGAGTTGAAGATCGGCACGATCATGAACATCGTGTACAGGTGCACGAAGGCCAGGATCACCGAGAAGTCGGAGAACAGCAGCCACTCGATCGGCTGGTCGATCAGGTTCATGCCCATCAGCGTCTGGTTCACCAGGCCGTTGCGGCCCAGCAGCGGCACCCACGAGATCATGCGGATGACGTTGCTGGTCCAGAAGGGCACGGTGCAGATGATGAACAGCACCGTCTGCACCAGCGTGCTGCGCACGTGAAAGGCCATGAAGTACGCCAGCGCGAAGCCCAGCACCGCGGTGATCAGCCACACAAGGAAGCTGAACTTCAGCGTCGACGCGTAGGTCTTCAGGGTGACGCAGAGGTCGCCCTCACCGCCCAGGCCGCAGCCCTTGAAGATGTCGGCATAGCTTTGCAGCGTGAAGGCGGGGATCAGCTCGTAGTCCGTGGCCTGCCAGAAGCTGACCATCACGATGAGCAGCAGCGGCACCACGAAGAACACGAGGAACACCGCCGCCAACGGCCCGGCCTGCAGCCAGGCGACCCACCCTTTGCGCGCCGACATCATCTGGTCTACCTCAGGCTCATGCCGCTACAAATTCGTTCCACTTCTGGACCATGTAGGTGTTCTCGTCCATCAGCGCGTTCCAGCAGGCGATGCCGCCCATGCGCTGCTCGTACGAGCCACCGTCGCGCTTGCTGCCGGCCTTGGCCAGCAGTTCGCCGTTGGGCGCCTTGATGTCCTTCTCGGCGGCCTTGCCTTCCATCCAGTAGGCCCACTCGTAGGCTTCCATCTTGGACTTGGCGGTCTCCAGCACCGCGCTGTAGTAGCCCTGGCGGTTCAGGTAGGCGCCGGCCCAGCCATCGAGGAACCAGTTGATGAACTCATACGCGCCATCGAGCTTGCGGCCCGACAGCGTGGCCGGCAGGCCGAAGCCGGCCGCCCAGGCGCGGTAGCCTTCCTTCAGCGGCTGGAACACGCAGTCGATGCCCTTGGTGCGCACCGCCGTCACGGCCGGGCTCCACATCGACTGGATCACCACCTCGCCCGAGGCCATCAGGTTCACGCTCTCGTTGAAGTCCTTCCACAGGCTGCGGAACTGGCCGGCCTTCTTGGCTTCGATCAAGGTCTTGATCGTCAGGTCGATCTCGGCCTTGGTCATGTTGCCCTTGTCGGGGTACTTGTACAGGCCCATCGCCTCCACCACCATGGCCGCGTCCATGATGCCGATGGACGGGATGTTGAGGATGGCGGCCTTGCCCTTGAACTCCGGGTTCAGCAGCTCCTTCCAGCTCTCGATCGGCCGCTTGATCAGGTCGGGGCGGATGCCCAGCGTGTCGGCGTTGTACACGGTGGGAATCAGCGACATGAACTGCGTGGGCGACTTGGCGAAGACCTTGCTCTTCTCGCCTTCCAGGAAGATCACCTTCTTGGGCGCCGTGCCCTGGTCGCCCACCGCCTTGCCACCCACCATGCCGGTGGTGAACAGCGTGGTGATCTTGTCGGCGTTCTTGATCTTCTTGGTGTCGATGCCCTTCAGGTTGCCGGTGGGCACGATCTTCTTGAGCGAGAAGTATTCGGTGTCGATCAGGTCGAACGAGTTGGGCGAGGTGACGGCGCGCTGCGTCACCACGTCGGTGTTCACCGGGATGTACTGGATCTTGATGCCGGTGTCGGCCTCGAACTTCTCGGCGATGCGCTTGTCCTGGTTCACCGCGGTGCCCAGGTAGCGCAGGGTGATCTTTTCCTGGGCCTGCACGAACGGGAAACCCGTCAGGCCGGTGGCGGCCACGCCGGCACCGGCGGCGGCCTTGAGCAAGCTGCGGCGCGGCAGGCCGGCAGTGTTCGTGGGGTCGGTCTTCATCTCGCGGGTCTCCTGAAAAGGCGGGAGTGGATGGCGACGCCCGCGCTGGCGGGCACCACCGGGAAAGATCTCGACAGGGCGGCAAGTGCGGCCGGCATCGGCATCGGGCCCCTCACGGTCTTCAGCCTTGCAGCACGTGGGCATCGGCCTCGTGCCAGCTCATGGCCACGCGCTGGCCGGGTTCCAACGGCGCGGCATGGAACTGGGCATCGGGCACCAGGGCCACCCAGCCGGCGCTGTCGGGCCGGTCGTCGGCGCTGTCCTGTTCGTCCAGGCGGGTGGCCAGGTGCACCTGCACATGGCTGCCCTGATATTCCACGGCCTTCACGGTCACCGCCATCCCCGGGCCACCGCTGGGCGCCAGCACGGTGCGGTCGCTGCGCACCGCCACAGCACCCGATGGCGTGTCGACCACGTTGTGCGCACCGATGAAGCGCGCGATGAAGGCGGTGCGCGGGCGCTCGAAGACCTCGCGCGCGGTGCCGGCCTGCTCCACCTTGCCCTGGTTCATCACCACCACCAGGTCGGCCAGCGCCATCGCTTCTTCCTGCGAATGGGTCACGTGCACGAAGGTCATGCCCAGTTCGCGGTGCCAGCGCTGCAGTTCGGCCCGCATCTTGATGCGCAGAAAAGGGTCGAGCGCGGACAGCGGCTCGTCCAGCAGCAGCACGCGCGGCTGCGTCATCAACGCGCGTGCCAACGCCACCCGCTGCTGTTGCCCGCCCGACAGGGCCGACGGCAACCGCGCCGCATAAGGCGTCATGGCGACCAGCTCCAGCAGCTCACGGGCGCGTTTGTCGCGCGTGGCCTTGTCCACGCCCTTCATGCGGGCGCTGAAGGCCACGTTGTCGAGCACGCTGAGGTGGGGGAACAGCGCATAGCTCTGGAACATCATCGCGGTGCCGCGCTGCACCGGCTCCAGGTGCGTGATCTCGCGGCCGGCCAGCACCACATGCCCCTGTGTCGGCGTCTCGTGCCCGGCCACCATGCGCAGCGTCGAGGTCTTGCCGCAGCCTGAAGGCCCCAGCAGGCAGCAGTAGCTGCCGCCTTGGATCTTGAGGTCGATACCAGCCACGGCCACGGCATCGCCGTAATGCTTGGTCAGCGAGACGAGTTCCAGGTCGGTGCGTTCCATCGTGGCGGTTTTGTATGCAATGCATATGCCAAGTGGTCATGCACCACGGCAGGCGCGGCACTTGCGGGCACTGGCTCACACCGCCCCTGCATGGGGCGGCGAAGCGCGATTTGTATGCAATCTCCCTCTCAACCGACCCTGCACCTCACGCCGGAATTCGCATGAAACTGCTCGTCGTCAACCCCAACACATCGGCCCCGATGACCGCGCAGATCGCTGCTGCAGCACGCGCCGTGGCAGCGCCCGGCACCACCATCGTGGCCACGCAGCCCGATTTCGGTGCGGCTTCGATCGAGGGGCACTACGACGACGCCTTCGCGGCGGCCGGCGTGGCTCAGCAGGCGCGCCTGCACGGTGCGCAGGTGGATGGCGTCGTCATCGCCTGCTTCGGCGACCCCGGCCTGGACGCCGCACGGGAAGCCTGTACCGCGCCGGTCATCGGCATCGCCGAAGCGGCGTTCCATGCAGCGTCGTTCCTGGCCACCGGCTTTTCGGTCGTCACCACGATGACGCGCACCTGCGTGATCGCCGAGCACCTGCTGCACAAGTACGGCTTCGAGCGCCGCTGCCGCGGCGTGCATGGCACCGACATTCCGGTGCTGGAGCTGGAAGCCGCGGGGCCGGCGCTGGTGACCCGCATCGAGGCTGCTGCGCGCCACGCGCTGCAGCACGACCGCAGTGGCGCCATCGTGCTGGGCTGCGCCGGCATGGCCGACCTGGCGGCGCAGCTGCAGCAGCGCCTGGGCGTGCCGGTGATCGACGGCGTGGCCGCCGCCGTCAAGTTCGCGGAAGGGCTGGCCGCGCTCGGCCTGCACACTTCGAAGCAGGGCGACTATGCGCGCCCTCTGCCAAAGGCTTACGCCGGCTGGGCCGCATCGCTGGGCTTTGCGCCGTCTGCCGTGGGTTCTTCGAGCTGACCGTGGAATGAAAAAGGGCGCCTCCCGTGGGGCGCCCTTGGTAGCAGGCCGCTGGGCCGCCTGCTGTTCAGCAGCCTGGCGGCCGCCGCGTCGTTCAGCGCGAAGCCTTGCGGCGGCGTGCGATCAGGCCGATGGCGCCCAGGCCGGCCAGCATCAGCGCATAGGTCTCGGGTTCGGGCACCGGCACGGCCTGCAGCACGTCCTGGTACGCGCCATTGGACCATTGAGTCAGCGTGTACTTCTGGGCGAACGGATCATTGTCCGCCGCCACGGTGCCGAGCCAGCTGGTGGCCAGGTCCTTGGCGCCGGTGACTTGAACGAAGCTGAAGCTCGAGACGGTCGAACCGCCGGTCAGCTCCCACAGCGCCAGCTGGAAGGCCACCGCGCCTTGCTGGGTCTTCAGCGAGGTGTCGTAGAAGCGGTCGTACAGCTCCTGCACGCCCGACGGCGCCGAATAGGCGCTGGCGGTGTACGTTTGCGACGCGGCCACGGCGCTCTGGCCTTGCTCGATGCAGTAAGCCAGGAACGAGGTGCCGGT encodes the following:
- a CDS encoding ABC transporter permease, with protein sequence MAAQREQRAPGFWPLAILFVLFVLFLYGPMLAIFVLSFQGPEGGLTFPMRGWSLHWFHTLWEGIGVIDIGAAFRRSLLLGAVVMVLTVALSLLAGLAYRKKLPGGTPLFYAVVASLIMPSIIVSLGIGLLFRLLDGGIKHVLEAWAPSLLETYATALGMFTSGLGAQLTWTLPFGLLIMFAIFNRFNPAYEEAARDLGATPWQRFVHVVLPLIGPSLVGVGMFGFTLSWDEIARSSQAMGDLNTLPLELQGLTTTVTTPVIYALGTVTTVVSFAVMAVTLTVVLLWQKRRRA
- a CDS encoding ABC transporter permease is translated as MSARKGWVAWLQAGPLAAVFLVFFVVPLLLIVMVSFWQATDYELIPAFTLQSYADIFKGCGLGGEGDLCVTLKTYASTLKFSFLVWLITAVLGFALAYFMAFHVRSTLVQTVLFIICTVPFWTSNVIRMISWVPLLGRNGLVNQTLMGMNLIDQPIEWLLFSDFSVILAFVHLYTMFMIVPIFNSMMRIDRALIEAARDNGATAWQTVVHVILPLTRTGLIIGSIFVVALVMGDFVTVGVMGGQQIASVGKIIQVQASYLQFPAAAANAVILLAVVLMMIWALMRMVNLRKEL
- a CDS encoding ABC transporter substrate-binding protein, with product MKTDPTNTAGLPRRSLLKAAAGAGVAATGLTGFPFVQAQEKITLRYLGTAVNQDKRIAEKFEADTGIKIQYIPVNTDVVTQRAVTSPNSFDLIDTEYFSLKKIVPTGNLKGIDTKKIKNADKITTLFTTGMVGGKAVGDQGTAPKKVIFLEGEKSKVFAKSPTQFMSLIPTVYNADTLGIRPDLIKRPIESWKELLNPEFKGKAAILNIPSIGIMDAAMVVEAMGLYKYPDKGNMTKAEIDLTIKTLIEAKKAGQFRSLWKDFNESVNLMASGEVVIQSMWSPAVTAVRTKGIDCVFQPLKEGYRAWAAGFGLPATLSGRKLDGAYEFINWFLDGWAGAYLNRQGYYSAVLETAKSKMEAYEWAYWMEGKAAEKDIKAPNGELLAKAGSKRDGGSYEQRMGGIACWNALMDENTYMVQKWNEFVAA
- a CDS encoding ABC transporter ATP-binding protein yields the protein MERTDLELVSLTKHYGDAVAVAGIDLKIQGGSYCCLLGPSGCGKTSTLRMVAGHETPTQGHVVLAGREITHLEPVQRGTAMMFQSYALFPHLSVLDNVAFSARMKGVDKATRDKRARELLELVAMTPYAARLPSALSGGQQQRVALARALMTQPRVLLLDEPLSALDPFLRIKMRAELQRWHRELGMTFVHVTHSQEEAMALADLVVVMNQGKVEQAGTAREVFERPRTAFIARFIGAHNVVDTPSGAVAVRSDRTVLAPSGGPGMAVTVKAVEYQGSHVQVHLATRLDEQDSADDRPDSAGWVALVPDAQFHAAPLEPGQRVAMSWHEADAHVLQG
- a CDS encoding aspartate/glutamate racemase family protein, with protein sequence MKLLVVNPNTSAPMTAQIAAAARAVAAPGTTIVATQPDFGAASIEGHYDDAFAAAGVAQQARLHGAQVDGVVIACFGDPGLDAAREACTAPVIGIAEAAFHAASFLATGFSVVTTMTRTCVIAEHLLHKYGFERRCRGVHGTDIPVLELEAAGPALVTRIEAAARHALQHDRSGAIVLGCAGMADLAAQLQQRLGVPVIDGVAAAVKFAEGLAALGLHTSKQGDYARPLPKAYAGWAASLGFAPSAVGSSS
- a CDS encoding PEP-CTERM sorting domain-containing protein: MKQRHFRLAGLAAAALLAVSAAHADTLSVGNSSNVYVAEDGKLATSLAQSSTGFHTPTLWGVQNLTTGTSFLAYCIEQGQSAVAASQTYTASAYSAPSGVQELYDRFYDTSLKTQQGAVAFQLALWELTGGSTVSSFSFVQVTGAKDLATSWLGTVAADNDPFAQKYTLTQWSNGAYQDVLQAVPVPEPETYALMLAGLGAIGLIARRRKASR